Proteins encoded together in one Deltaproteobacteria bacterium window:
- a CDS encoding YchF/TatD family DNA exonuclease, whose translation MDLKEGIIDTHAHLDDPRFDGDRAAVLERAWEAGIEAILTVGCWSPGRGFGPVPEIVAGDRRIFGALGVHPHDAGEADGDEPFELIERLAGEGERFAAVGETGLDYHYDNSPRQAQRRIFGRHIRLARKLGLPLVIHSREADDDTLSVMEEEGAAEVGGVMHCFSGGVRLAEAAMEMGFHLSFSGVVTFPGAVELRETAASVPVERMLVETDCPYLAPAPHRGRRNEPAYVVETVRALARIKGLSPDDVARVTALNARTLFAMGGRGGRGAEQEARIAYAIRNSLYLNITNRCTNYCTFCAKFRSYTVKGHYLRLRREPTYEELLGAIGPDPAQRYDEIVFCGYGEPLIRMELVKKLGRTLRKMGCRIRIDTDGLANLVHGRNVLKELAFVDTISVSMNAPDSKTYQRLVRTPFGDRAFPAILWFLREARKHVAKVVATVVAVPGLDIEACRRVAEDELGVGFRVREYNEVG comes from the coding sequence ATGGACTTGAAGGAAGGGATCATAGACACCCACGCCCACCTCGACGACCCCCGCTTCGACGGCGACCGGGCCGCCGTGCTGGAGCGGGCCTGGGAAGCGGGGATCGAGGCGATCCTTACCGTGGGCTGCTGGTCGCCCGGCCGGGGTTTCGGTCCCGTGCCGGAGATCGTGGCGGGCGACAGGCGCATATTCGGCGCTCTCGGCGTCCACCCCCACGACGCCGGGGAGGCGGACGGCGACGAGCCCTTCGAGCTCATCGAGAGGCTCGCCGGCGAAGGGGAAAGGTTCGCGGCCGTCGGAGAGACGGGACTCGACTACCATTACGACAACTCGCCGCGCCAGGCGCAGCGCCGCATCTTCGGCCGTCACATAAGGCTTGCCCGCAAGCTCGGGCTTCCCCTGGTGATACACTCGCGCGAGGCCGACGACGATACGCTCTCCGTCATGGAAGAGGAGGGGGCCGCCGAGGTCGGCGGCGTGATGCACTGCTTCAGCGGCGGCGTCAGGCTTGCCGAGGCCGCCATGGAGATGGGTTTTCACCTCTCCTTCTCCGGTGTCGTCACCTTTCCCGGGGCCGTGGAGCTGCGCGAGACGGCGGCGTCGGTGCCGGTGGAGCGCATGCTCGTCGAGACCGACTGCCCTTATCTCGCGCCCGCGCCGCACCGCGGCAGGCGCAACGAGCCAGCCTACGTGGTGGAGACGGTGCGGGCCCTGGCCCGCATAAAGGGACTGAGCCCGGACGACGTGGCCCGCGTCACTGCGCTCAACGCCCGCACCCTCTTTGCAATGGGCGGGCGGGGCGGGCGGGGGGCCGAGCAGGAGGCCCGCATCGCCTACGCCATACGCAACTCGCTGTACCTCAACATCACCAACCGCTGCACCAACTACTGCACCTTCTGCGCCAAATTCCGCTCCTACACGGTCAAGGGCCACTACCTGCGGCTCCGGCGCGAGCCCACTTACGAGGAACTTCTCGGCGCCATAGGCCCCGACCCGGCGCAGCGTTACGACGAGATCGTCTTCTGCGGCTACGGCGAGCCGCTCATCCGCATGGAGCTTGTGAAGAAGCTCGGCAGGACGCTCAGGAAGATGGGCTGCCGCATACGCATCGACACCGACGGCCTTGCAAACCTCGTCCACGGCCGCAACGTCCTGAAGGAGCTCGCCTTCGTCGACACCATCTCGGTGAGCATGAACGCCCCGGACTCGAAGACCTACCAGCGGCTCGTGAGGACTCCCTTCGGCGACCGGGCCTTTCCGGCCATCCTCTGGTTTCTCCGGGAGGCGAGGAAGCACGTGGCCAAGGTGGTGGCCACCGTGGTGGCCGTCCCGGGCCTCGACATCGAGGCCTGCCGCAGGGTGGCCGAAGACGAGCTCGGCGTGGGCTTCAGGGTGAGGGAGTACAACGAGGTGGGGTGA